The Sorghum bicolor cultivar BTx623 chromosome 6, Sorghum_bicolor_NCBIv3, whole genome shotgun sequence genome contains the following window.
CGTCGCCTCCTCGGCCTCCCCGGCGCGCCGCCTCGACTCGCTCCGCCGCGCGCTGGCGGCCGCCTTCCCCACGCTCCCGGCCACCGTGCACCGCTTCGACGCACGCCTCGTCCGGGGCAAGATCTCATCCTCCGTCCGGCGCGCGCTCGACCAGCCCCTCAACTACGCCCGCATCTACCTCGCGGACCTCCTGCCGCGCTCCGTCTCCcgcgtcctctacctcgactcCGACCTCCTCGTGGTCGACGACGTCGCCCGTCTCTGGGCCACCGACCTCGGCCCCGACGCCGCCCTCGCCGCCCCCGAGTACTGCCACGCCAACTTCACCTCCTATTTCACCGACACGTTCTGGCGCCACCCCGAGTACGCCGCCGTATTCGCCAACCGGACGCGCGTCCCCTGCTACTTCAACACCGGGGTCATGGTCATCGACCTGGACAGGTGGCGCTCCGGCGGGTACACTGCGAAGCTGGAGTACTGGATGGAGGTGCAGAAGCAGGAGGCCAGGATTTACGAGCTGGGCTCCCTCCCGCCGTTCCTCCTGGTGTTTGCCGGCGAGGTGAAGGCCGTGGAGCACCGGTGGAACCAGCACGGGCTCGGCGGCGACAACGTGGCCGGGCAGTGCCGGGAGCTGCACCCCGGTCCGGTCAGCTTGCTGCACTGGAGCGGGAAGGGGAAGCCGTGGCTGCGGCTGGACGCCGGCCGGCCGTGCCCGCTCGACGCGCTCTGGGCACCCTACGACCTCCTTCGCCACCGCGGCGCCCGGGACGAcctcctcgccgccgtcgcCTGACAATGCTGGCCCCACATCGCTGGAGCGCGATCGATTTGTTCGCGTCCGATCGGATCATATGCcacggcgcttggctgctccgcCTCCGCTCGCTTCGCCCCTCCCACGGGTGGGTGTCGGCGTCGGGGCGCCGAGTCAATGACACGTTAGACCCACCTGGACACTCCGGGTGGGTCCCTGATCAGTCCATGCTGTCAGTCGTAACGGCGTTGGTTCGAGTGGCCCTGTCGGTACTGAAATTCGTCGGGCCCACACGTTGGTGGCGGATGGGGATTTTGGGGTGGGGGCCGAGGTGAAATGCAGACATGGCTGTGTACAGCTGTTGTTTTGTTTTTTGGCCTGTTGGGACAATAGTAGATCTATAGATTCTATTCTTTATTTTGTTCTTGTTATAAATTCTTGAATCTACTTCCATATAATAGGCAAGCCACAGGTTTATCACCATGGAATAAAACTGGGTATATTTGGAATTATTAGGGTTATATATTTGTATATGATCGTCAGAGGTTAGGGCTAGCAGGTGGAGTTGTTCTTGGGAAATGCCGCTTGGTGtagtttttattattatttttgtacGAATGCAAGGCTGCTATTTTTAATTCGTTGATCGCAGTGCACAGCTAGCCAGATTTGAGATGTCGTTTTGTTCTCAGAATGAAAAGAAATGCTGCTCTTCTAACTTTTATAGcagcaaaaaaaaactaattggagATGTTGTCTGGTGGCACAAATCAGGAATCTGACCTGACTTTACCGCTTTTGTTTAAAGCCTGATCCACGGATGATTTTCAGTGGAGTTTGGTGCCATGTGATTCTTCAAATGGGCGCTTGCCAAGTGCTCGAGGGGATCTTCTTTGTAAAAAAGAAAAGGCAGCAAATTCTTTGCTACTCCCGTGCGCGAGCGCGAGAGGGGAGAAAAGGGGTCCAAGTCCTGGTCCGGTTCCTTTCGGCCTTTTCtcctcgggccttgtttagttctgaaaaaaaaatCGGATTTCGCTACCGTAACActatcatttttatttgacaaatattgtctaatcatgaattaactagaattaaaatatttgtctcgtaatttacagataaactatgtaattagtttttgtttttgtttatatttaatgcttcatacatatgacacaagattcgatgcgacaggcaatcttaggccttgtttagttcaccctgaaaaccaaaaagttttcaagattcctcgtcacatcgaatattgtggcacatgcatgaaacattaaatatagacgaaaacaaaaactaattacacagtttagctgtaaattacgagacgaatcttttgatcatagttagtccatgattggataatatttgtcacaaacaaacgaaagtgctaccgtaccaaaatcttttcacttttcggaactaaacaaggccttaaaaattttttagatttcgaaGCGACTGTGGTAGCGTGCGAGCGTGATGCTGTCGACGGGAATGGTGCTTCGTGCAGGATTACTGCAGGCTGCAGCGGTGACAGCTGACAGACCATCCAAAGGTGCTTAGATGGTGATGATATGACGTCCTTCAAAACTGATCGCCCCCCGCCCAACTTCCGCGGCCGCTACTCCCTGCGGACTGCGGTGCTGCTACTGTAGTGCTGTAAGGcctaaaattttgcaaaatttttcaaattctcggtcacatcgaatctttatctgtatgcatagagtattaaatatagacgaaaataaaaactaattgcacagtttggtcggaattgacgaggcgaatcttttaagcctaattagtccataattagacaatatttgtcaaataaaaacgaaaatactactatttatattttgaaaaaaatttgaaagtaAGCAGAGGGCGGATCGGTCACCGAACTGACAAAAGTGCCACCGACAGTCTTGCATTTTACCAGGGATGGGACAAGCGCCAACATGTTGCCAATTGCCATGCAGATGCACTGTTCCACTATTCCAGTGGACCAGCAGCTAGCAGGCCACCGCTTGACTATAGGCCTTGTTAGTTCACCCcaattgtttagttggcaaaatccagtctaaatttttgcgaactaaacaaggctaaaaaaaactttttaagattttttgtcacatcgaatcttacagcacattcatggagcactaaatatagacgaaaataaaaattaattgcacagtttacctgtaaatcgcgagatgaatcttttaagcctatttactccatgattaggcagtgtttttcaaataaaaacgacGGTGCTACacttccaaaaaccaaaatgttatcgaaactaaacaaggcctatgtttataaaaattaatatcaactttatatctctaaataaatttatcatAAACATTATAAAGATTGTTTGACTCAATGAAAACTGCATTACTACTTTTttatgtatcataaatattactaCCTAGGGAGTGCTACTCTCTATCCCAAATATGGCAATATATAATTCCAACTACATTGCAGTCCATCTTTAGcgtgatttttttatttgaaaattaatAATATATGTGATACCAAATAAGTACCATGAAATATTTTCAAAGTATAAATAATTAAAATAATAACTGCTGACTTTATTTTTAATAATTCAGTCCGAGTTAATGTAATTTGATTTTGACTAGATTTATTAAAGCAATCTGTTTTGAACGGAGGAAGTACCTCCTCTGTCTTGAAAACAATGTAATTGAAGTTACATCCTTATCAAGATatttaactttttttttgaaaaaaatatcaATACTTATTACATAAAAGaactatactatgaaaatatattccaaGACAAATATAGTGATTCTTATTCGGTATCATAAGTATTGATAcccttttttaataaatttagtcGATAGTTTGATTTGATACTATGCTAAAATTATATTATTTTCAGGACGAAATGAATAGAATTTATAAATGAATTTGGTATTAGCACTAAAGTCCTATACTGTATGTAGTGTATTTTTCCCATGGCCTTTGAACAAATGATTGAATTCTGAAATCCAACAAATTTCTTATGAAATGGCTTAATCCATATGTGATCTTCTGTAGGAAGTCTAACATGAGAGGTCCAATCTTATCAAAACCATCTTAGTTTACTTTGCTTCTCTCTTTCTGATTTATGTGTTTTTGTTCTCAATTTATGAAAGTCTAATAAGTGCAATTTCTATGTTTTCGTTCTCAATTTACAGTTCTATATTTTGTTTATTCATTTGTTTTAAAATTCTTACATTTCAAAGATGTCCTAAATCGCAGCATGGTGCACGCTAGTGTGGCACAAGATCCCTTTCGAGAGAGTGACACCCATGCGAGCAAACTTCATCTTCGCTGAGTCGCCGTTGCATATTTACTGGAAATTAGGAAATAGCTCAATTTACCTTGTCAGTTTAGATTtaaaaagttttagattttgacactgtagcactttcgtttttatttgacaaacatcatccaattatggagtaactaggcttaaaagtttcgtctcaagatatacagacaaactgtataattaatttttgtttttatctatatttaatattctataccTGTAtcacaagatttaatgtgacgaaaaatcttaaaaagtttttagtttttaggcTAGTCGAAAAGGGCTAAGGGCCTGTCTAGATCCCAAATCTTTACATCTCAAAACTTTTGGCTGCAAACTTTACATTCAAATAGGTGTTTAGATGCTTCCTAAATTTTTTGGTCTGCAAGACATATGACACGGGTCCCTAAGCAAGTTTACACAGTTTTGGGGCTCCAAGGTCCCAAATTCTAAATCTTTACCGCCAAGTTTTATAAATCCATGTTTAGATCCATTCTTCTAAAAGTGCTcatttttccaaaatttttggctgTTTGGCTGCAACATGCCCTAAATCTACACGTCTGGTCCAGGACACCATCAGCACAGTGCGAACTTAGCCTAGGCCGTCGCCCGGCCTAGTAATGCAAACATCAGCCAGCTTGTCCATACGACCATATCACGTCTCTTCCCCAGGAGGCCAGGACGCCACGGACCACGGTGCTTCGACGGAGCAGCAAGCCAGTAGAGCATGAACCGTTTGTGTGCGTCGGTGACAGTCAAACCCTCCTTTGCCACGAGCTACCGAACCGGCTTTCAAGCAAGGCGCGAAACAGGCGCGACAAGCCATCATCCTCTGATTACCCGTCGGTGCGGCTGGGCCGTTGACTTGCATTGCACACGCAACGCCGCCGCCTCCATGTGGGGAAGCAAACGCGAGCGCCTTCTATAGTTTATATAAATACCCCTGTCGAGTTGGATCGGATTATCCATCTCTCGCAATCTAGGCGTTTTCTCTCCTCCTGTCTTCGCTGCAAGTTCGTGGTCGATCCAGCAACCAGACAGGGCCGACCGCGGAGGCCGGAGGAGGGTGATGGCGCAGCAGGGGACGCTGGAGGTGCTGCTCGTCGGAGCCAAGGGCCTCGAGAACACCGATTACCTGAGTACGTACGCTTCGGCacgtcttctctctctctcccccccccccccccccccccccccccctgttTTATGGTCGACTTCGA
Protein-coding sequences here:
- the LOC8056044 gene encoding probable galacturonosyltransferase-like 3, with protein sequence MRVLAVVLLAAACAAAAGGGGELPEFREAPAFRNGAACAGAPTIHIAMTLDATYLRGSLAGVLSVLRHAACPESIAFHFVASSASPARRLDSLRRALAAAFPTLPATVHRFDARLVRGKISSSVRRALDQPLNYARIYLADLLPRSVSRVLYLDSDLLVVDDVARLWATDLGPDAALAAPEYCHANFTSYFTDTFWRHPEYAAVFANRTRVPCYFNTGVMVIDLDRWRSGGYTAKLEYWMEVQKQEARIYELGSLPPFLLVFAGEVKAVEHRWNQHGLGGDNVAGQCRELHPGPVSLLHWSGKGKPWLRLDAGRPCPLDALWAPYDLLRHRGARDDLLAAVA